DNA from Quercus lobata isolate SW786 chromosome 1, ValleyOak3.0 Primary Assembly, whole genome shotgun sequence:
aagaaaaggaggtTTAGCTAAGAACTTACTTTTTCGCACAGTAACTTCGTGGGCGATAGCTTCGTCTGAAGGCTCAGGACCTAAACCCCACTTGGCTAAACGTCTTAGCGTGACAAGAGAACGAAAGCTCCTGTCTGTATGTAGACGAGCTCTATGGACGCGGTCACGACGGAATTTACTCAGGGACGGACGTTTGGCAGCTACAACACAATGAacaaacaaaggttagaaattgcaaatatatcaaatagaagtaagaataaaaataaacaaggggaagggacGTACCTTCTGGACGAAGGTTCCCTAGTTCCCCAGTGTAAGGGGGAAAGGGATCCCTGCCAACGTCCACAGGGTTCCCTGCCCAGAAGCCTGAAACGAAAATGAACTCCGTCTTCCATTTCCTATCAGACGAAGCTAGGGACTTGATCAACCTACAATCATTCCCTCTAGCAGTAAACTGATAAAAACCTTTAGATTGACTTATGGCAGaaggtttataacaataaaggaactcgtccactgtaagaggacggtccccaccaaaaacttccctccacaaaatttgcatggagatAATGAGTCTCCATGcgttaggattgaattgacaaacaCCTAAACCTAACTTAACTAATAACTCTCTATCGAAGgcatttaaaggaaacctaaggccacctAAAAAGTAAGATTCATAGACGCCTATACCAAAACGGGGCTCACAACACCACTCTCCACGGACGGGCAGCCTAGGGTTAAACTCGTCTGGGATTTGATACCAGGATTTAAGGCTATTTAACCTCTGTTCGTCCGTCTTAGAATGGACGCCTACAGCGCAGCTGAAGACGGTTTCTACCTCGTCCGTAGGATTGGACGGAGAACCAGCTTGAGAGCCAGAAGCTCTCCTAAGCTGTTCTTGGACGACCTCAATAGGGAGCCCAGGGGCCCCAGAAGAGTAGTTCTCGTCCGTGCTTCCTCCACTCTCATCACTAGCACTGCTAGAGTTAGACCTCTCACTAGTATCCTCACAGTACTCGTCTATGGCCTTATTAAGGCTATCAGTAGACGAGGAGGCAGCGGACATCTCTAACAAGAAACTTAAAACCTAAAgacgaggagaagaagagtaccTGGCTCTAGACGGAAGAAGACTCTAGACGCAGAGAAACTCctagacgaggctctagacgacggatgtcaaggaagaaaatcTCTGGAATGAAAAGGGTTAAGGGAggcattccactatttataggatgCTGACCTAGGTAATCGAAACGACCCAGCCAATACGAAAGCGACACGTGGCATCTACCTCGGAAATATAAATCGACGAAATTAgccaccaataaaaaaatgacacgtgGTGCGAATAATTAATAACCAATTACCAGTCCAAAGACGTTCAACCATTTGGACGACTCACACGgacgagggggcaactgatggtgtcataaataaatcccccaagtccataactcgtccatatgtctcgtccaacaaaagaagctacaataggcgatgaaaattacaagcgtactggcgaacctcgtccatacATGGACGAGCAATACCTCGTGAGATCTATTTATCAGTTATGAAcgtcaagccttccaagatgaTCTCGTTATCTTCCACTGAAGATGGACGAGATCATCCTTGAGGTGTCGTCCATCCTGACtatggatggacgagttcatcagcgtccgacctaggtaacttccacagcggttatggaagttactccTAATTcgccggactcctcgacattgggaacggttcCTAAACAGATAaaccgttccacacacacacacacacactatataaggcttcttcgatgaaagGTAAGGGCATTGAGACACTTTTACTTTTGAGAGAACATTTCTTCGTTACAGAGAGTTCAAAGTAACTAACttgatcatcggaggatttttggccggtcccccaccggtcccctctgattctgtgTCCTTTGTATTACAGGAAATAGCCTAAAGATCAACGTTCGAGTCCTATCAATCCACTGATAAAGGGAGAATCATCAATATTCATTTGATAGCTACTTTTTTCCCTCCCAAAAGTTAGTTtctaagaaataaaagaaatcctGTAAATATTCTccaaaattgttatttgtagaacccaataatttagttttattctAAGAACAAATTGTAAAAACCCTTTAGCAACTTACGTATGAAgacaaattaatattatttaaagatAACATTTAATTGTGCCTCTAAgtcaatcataatttttaattacatgttatgttcattttgttttttctttattactcTTTGGTTTGGTGAAATTCCCAACACTTCCAATACAtggatacaaattattaatcttgACCAAAAGCTAACCAAAGCATGCCAAAACAAAGGAACATGGATTGTCCCTATTTAGTACAGCACTTCCCCATCATGGATTGTCCCTATTTATATATAGGGCATACTGAAAAGGGAGGGGCGGGCGGGCGGGGCGGATATTATTATGaggattttatatatttcttttcttattttggcCATTCGACCCTAGGCTTCAAGTGGAGCCACCCCTGACAAGACTTGGAGACAAGCTAGTAAATGAACTTTGACAAGGAGCCGCCCATGACAGGACTTGGAGATGAGAGCCGCCCATGACAAGACCTGGACACAAGCAGGTAAATGTTTGATGTTATTCTCTTGTTTAACTATAACTAACAGACCTACCTCATATACGTGAATATAttataagttttatataatatattttgtaaaaacttatttttatagttGTATAATATTCATTAGGTAGTATTATATTGtcattaaaaaagagagaaaatataatttattataatttataaaattccataaaaaaaatatattgtttgaatgaacttacaaatatttaattattttgactaACTTAATCAcataattattttcttattctttattgcatatatcatttaattttcttctGTGTACTGTTAGTGGCaactctaataatattttttagaaggGTCATTCAAATTCGTGTTGAAGAGGTTGAGAAGGAGCTcttagtaaataattttttttcatcttgatCATTATGATAATATTGATAAGATCTTCCATAACCTATAATCCAAAGGAAGATTTTTTAAGTCAACACGAGTTCTTTTAGATAATAAATCTTAGGTAGGAGATAAAATCTTACGGTATATGTGACTTCCTTatcaaaaatttattcatagtattagcaaaagaattaaagataaattataagttcattGGGCATATGTTTTCCTAGTATAATGAAGATATTAATTAtcattactaaaattaaatcttgtaaattatctattctctattactataataaagttattagttattgttgttaagtgaattttaattattattacttagaATACTctaattcattatttattagtttttgtttttgtttttactcttttcaattcttttatttaacaattgaaCTCAATTGTGACAACTTACAGGTCTTTGTAATTCATTAAGAagaattttgttgtattttttgcATTACTCTATTAAGAATTCAATACtacaatacaatcattaaaaaaaaaaatgtcttcacTCTTCACTGTCTTACATCCCACTTCCACTATTTCacacttatttttcttttagtgtttacactttacagctcatttaattgtctttttctGAGATTTAAGATCaacaaattactaatttttgttgtcggacttgctattttttttcttgagattttataacaaattggcttgatgttgggttttttctttttgtttaagaaGGCAAAGATAAATTTTAGCATTGAATTGATTTGTTCTTTGGACTTAATTTAggggttcaaaattttattttaaggtattcaaaaaaaaatattttaaaatgttatatgtaaaaaaaaaaaaaaaaaatcacaagtcagggggttcatttgaaccccctgaacaCCATGTGGCGCC
Protein-coding regions in this window:
- the LOC115952896 gene encoding uncharacterized protein LOC115952896, which codes for MSAASSSTDSLNKAIDEYCEDTSERSNSSSASDESGGSTDENYSSGAPGLPIEVVQEQLRRASGSQAGSPSNPTDEVETVFSCAVGVHSKTDEQRLNSLKSWYQIPDEFNPRLPVRGEWCCEPRFGFYQFTARGNDCRLIKSLASSDRKWKTEFIFVSGFWAGNPVDVGRDPFPPYTGELGNLRPEAAKRPSLSKFRRDRVHRARLHTDRSFRSLVTLRRLAKWGLGPEPSDEAIAHEVTVRKRMSTMKENRGKEIAGEGKRPEGQAQDRPEGQTRPTAGDKRKFLPKNIDLEGLPSRRDKRVKSGSSKVVKSKPPQSQPAVQIVDVDSSTPVESTPSKTPPRTPLAKSTTPGSSQWLSRTKI